The following nucleotide sequence is from Peribacillus sp. ACCC06369.
GGCAGCCTGTTAAACAGATTATTTTTTTAGTTCGTTCAATTTTTCAAGATCCTTCTTGTACTCTTCTTCCGGTAAGCTAACGTAGCCTACTTCTTCAGAAAGCTCTCCAGCATTTTCAATGACGAATTGAGTATAATCAGCCACTTGTTCCTTTTCAGCTACACTTTTATTGGATACATATGTGTACAGAGGACGAGACAGTGGTGCATACTCCCCGCTTTTAATCGTTTCATGGGTAGGCTCAACAGCACCCTTACCATTATCGATGGATACAACTTTTAATTTATCCTTATTTTCTGCATAGTAAGCAAATCCGAAGAAACCAATCGCATTTTTGTCACCTTCGACCCCTTGTACAAGAACGTTATCATCTTCAGAAAGAGTCGCATTTTCGACCATTGGTTTTTCCTCTAAAATAACTTCGTTGAAATAATCGTATGTGCCAGAATCAGTTCCCGGAGAGTAAAATTTAATTTCTTCCTTCGGCCATTCCGGACGTATATCAGACCATTTCTTCACTGATCCATTGTCAACCCAAAGCTTTTTTAGTTCGTCAACTGTCATTTTATCAATGAACTCATTATCTTTATTGACAACGATAGAAATACCATCAAACGCAAGCTTCATTTCTGTATACTTAACTCCCTTTTCATCAAGTAACGCACTTTCTTCGTCTTTGACTGGTCGGGACGCATTACTTAGATCCGTTTCACCAGCGATGAATTTTTTAAATCCGCCACCTGTTCCCGATGATCCTACAGATACTTTAACATCAGGTTGTTCCGCCATATATTCTTCAGCAACTGCTTCCATGATTGGAAATACAGTCGATGAACCATCCATAATCACTTCGCCCTTGAGTTGATCTGAAGCCGTTTCATTTCCTTTACCGCTATTTGTAGTATCATTAGATCCACATCCAGCTGCCACTGCGATTACTCCACCCATTACTGCAGTCATTGCCATAAATTTGAAACGTCTCATTTGTATATCCCCCTAAGAATTTTATATGAATATTTTGTCCTACTCTCACATCATACGTTTAGACTGTAAATCCCGTTTAAAGCAATTGTAAATGTTCAGTAAATAATTGTGTTTATATTGTAAAGGTAGTCAAAGTCTTTTAATCACTCTCTTATTTTGTGCCCAAGGGGTATTTACATGTGCGGGAAATTACTCCAACTGAAGTGATTATAAATCTCTTTCATAAGGGGAAAGTGCAAAGCTCGAGGCATTCTGATAGCATCACTGAGCAATTTTATTTTATGACAAAAAAACACGTTTTCGGTTTACCCAAAAACGTGTTTTAACCTTTTATTCATTTTCCTGGCTTTTTCTAACTTCAGCCTGGTCCTTTTGGACGTCTTTACCATTCTCCACTTTCAAATCAGTCGAGGTTTCAGTATTTTCCTTCTTTGCCCGTTCTTTCTTCAGATCGAAATAAGTATCCATAATCTCTTCGCCAATTTTTTTACTCATATCATGACCCGAATGGCCCTGGTACGCCCACGGTACAACAACAGCAAAAGCAACTTCCGGATTTTTAGCAGGGGCATAGCCGACCAACGTGATATTCATCGTATCTTGAGGTTCGCTATAATCCGCTCGGTTCGGACCATCATAGAACGCTTGCGCCGTTCCGGTTTTAGCCGCTACCGTATATGGTTTCTTACCAAAATACTTATATGCTGTTCCGCCTTGTTCCATGGAAACTTTCTCGAAACCGCTCTGCACACGTTCTATCCATTCTTCCTTCATCTCAAGACGATTAAGGACAGTTGGTGAAACGTCTTCCGCAATAGGACCCAATTCCTCATTATTATCTACCGGATCGCGGATTTCCTTAACCATATGCGGCTTCATGCGGTTACCGCCATTCGCAATGGCTGAAACATACTGCACAAGCTGAATCGGTGTGTACGTATCGTACTGTCCGATTGCGAGGTCAAGCAGTTTACCTGGTGACGTTTCCGAACCTTTGAATCCACTCATTTCATTCGGGAGGTCGATCCCCGTTCGGACACCCAAGCCAAACTGGGCAAATGAATTACGCATGGTTGAAAAGGCACTTGAACTTATATTCAAAGGTTCATTCGGCACATAATGCGCACCTGCAATATTAATTGCCGTTCTGAACATATAAACGTTCGAGGATACTTTTAACGCAGTCAAATCATTAATGTTCCCAAAGTTACTATATGAGCCTTTTTCCTTTGTACCCTTAATCTTCAGCTTCGTATCATAAAAGTATGTACCTGGCTGAATGGCTCCTTGCTGATAACCGGTCAAAACAGTTGCGCCTTTTACTGAGGAGCCCATTGTATAGGAAGTCGTAATATTCCCTAATGCAAAGTCCTCTATGGAAGATTTCCCTGTTTTTGAATCCTTCTCATATTTCTTACCCGCCATCGTTAAAATTTCCCCTGTATCGGGATCCATCATGACGACAAAGGCCCTGTCCAAGAATTTGGTGTTACCCATTTTTTTCTTGGCAATCAATTCCTTTTCAATGATTTCCTCTGTTGCAAGCTGTAAATCCATATCAACTGTCAATATAAGATCTTTTCCTCGCGAACCTTCAGTAATCACTTCGGAATCGACAACATTTCCTGATTTATCGGTCACATTCCTTACTTTCGCTTTCTGCCCTTGGAGGATATCCTCATATTGCGCCTCAATATAACTCTTACCTACACGGTCATTCCGGCTGTAATCACGTGCAAGGTAGTAGTTCAGGCTTTCACTAGGCAAACCCTCTTCAGATGAAGAAACTTTACCTAATACAGATTTAAGCGTTTTATTATACGTATAAAAACGATCCCAATCTGTTGATATATCGACCCCTGGGAGCGAATCAAGGTTTTCACTCACCTTAGCGAATTCTTCTTTCGTTACTTTCTTGTTTTTCACAATTTGCGGGGTAAGGGCATATCCGCTAGCAAATTCCCTATAGATGGCAAGGACTTCCAGCTCATCTTTCGAAAGCTCTATTTCATCTGAAGTAATCCGATCAAGCTGAAGCTTATACAAATCACTTTCTTCCAGCTCTCCCTCTTCCACCTTTTTCCTCTCTTTATCCGTAACATTCTTCTCGGCCAACTTTGGATTATTTAAAATCCAAAAATCCTTTTTATCGCGCTCAGTCACTTTTTTTGTGTCTTTTTCGATCAGCTTCGCGAGTTTTTCAGCCGTTTCCACCATTTCTGTTTGTTTCGTACCTTGCTTTCGTGTATATGTAATTGCATCCAGTGGTTGGTTATCGACCATCAATTTTAAATTCCGGTCATACATTTTCCCA
It contains:
- a CDS encoding PstS family phosphate ABC transporter substrate-binding protein — protein: MRRFKFMAMTAVMGGVIAVAAGCGSNDTTNSGKGNETASDQLKGEVIMDGSSTVFPIMEAVAEEYMAEQPDVKVSVGSSGTGGGFKKFIAGETDLSNASRPVKDEESALLDEKGVKYTEMKLAFDGISIVVNKDNEFIDKMTVDELKKLWVDNGSVKKWSDIRPEWPKEEIKFYSPGTDSGTYDYFNEVILEEKPMVENATLSEDDNVLVQGVEGDKNAIGFFGFAYYAENKDKLKVVSIDNGKGAVEPTHETIKSGEYAPLSRPLYTYVSNKSVAEKEQVADYTQFVIENAGELSEEVGYVSLPEEEYKKDLEKLNELKK
- a CDS encoding penicillin-binding protein 2; the encoded protein is MNKKKKKKTHVPFRLNILFFLVFVLFSALILRLGVVQIVYGDDYRREIERTEEVTVNNSVPRGKMYDRNLKLMVDNQPLDAITYTRKQGTKQTEMVETAEKLAKLIEKDTKKVTERDKKDFWILNNPKLAEKNVTDKERKKVEEGELEESDLYKLQLDRITSDEIELSKDELEVLAIYREFASGYALTPQIVKNKKVTKEEFAKVSENLDSLPGVDISTDWDRFYTYNKTLKSVLGKVSSSEEGLPSESLNYYLARDYSRNDRVGKSYIEAQYEDILQGQKAKVRNVTDKSGNVVDSEVITEGSRGKDLILTVDMDLQLATEEIIEKELIAKKKMGNTKFLDRAFVVMMDPDTGEILTMAGKKYEKDSKTGKSSIEDFALGNITTSYTMGSSVKGATVLTGYQQGAIQPGTYFYDTKLKIKGTKEKGSYSNFGNINDLTALKVSSNVYMFRTAINIAGAHYVPNEPLNISSSAFSTMRNSFAQFGLGVRTGIDLPNEMSGFKGSETSPGKLLDLAIGQYDTYTPIQLVQYVSAIANGGNRMKPHMVKEIRDPVDNNEELGPIAEDVSPTVLNRLEMKEEWIERVQSGFEKVSMEQGGTAYKYFGKKPYTVAAKTGTAQAFYDGPNRADYSEPQDTMNITLVGYAPAKNPEVAFAVVVPWAYQGHSGHDMSKKIGEEIMDTYFDLKKERAKKENTETSTDLKVENGKDVQKDQAEVRKSQENE